A window of the Natronomonas salina genome harbors these coding sequences:
- a CDS encoding FAD-binding and (Fe-S)-binding domain-containing protein, protein MAIEGENDETAGPLDATADRPDPADDDRAGYDYAGGDVDRPGLVEDLERVVDCEVRFDEYTRTLYATDASAYEVTPIGVVFPTDTDDVAAVVEYCADRSIPVLPRGGGTSLAGQSVNEAVVLDFTKEMDSLVDIDAGARRATAQPGIRLGDLNAELEPEDLKFAPDPAWGDKSALGGAVGNNSTGSHSLVYGKTDAYVEELEVVLADGTVHRFGEVTPEEWGARADEDSTVGRIYAELLRIAKEEADAVEDAFPELKRNVSGYNIDRLVEEYRDLEAGDRETVNLARVLVGSEGTLGVVTEATVSLEPIPETKAMALFAYEDLLSALEDVEAMLSFGPAAVEVLDDVLLDLARDTSEFGKLVEETLPEETGSVLLVEFYADSDDHGRDQVATLLADRQPGMQPTGEPDPDRSGTDAPVRAFYAAEAHTDEARDRFWKLRKSGLPILLGRTSDAKHVSFIEDTAVPPEHLPEYVADFQDLLDENGTFASFYAHAGPGCLHIRPLVNLKTTEGIEQMRNIADGATDLVLEYEGSVSGEHGDGRARSQWNRKLYGDAVFELFRDLKLAFDPDGLLNPEQVCGDVDMTEHLRFDPDYEFDPGFEPELDWQNDNGFQGMAELCHGCGGCRGPQETTGGVMCPTYRAEDEEILTTRGRANSLRRAMTGELDAEATDPEFVREVLDLCVGCKGCSNDCPSEVDLAKLKAELEYQHHREHGSSLRDRLFGDVDRAAKWGSRLAPVSNRLPELPGMRALLEKTLGIARERTLPTFRRESFEEWFEARGPRVAERAAEERVLLLPDTFTNYTEPGVAKAAVRVLEAAGVRVEVPHVGPSGRAAFSKGFLEVAADRAEDVVTELEPRVVDGWDVVVCEPSDAVMIQSDYADLLSGEAVETVAGNTYSVCEYLDVHHLDGSLEFDAAADDPLVYHGHCHQKATKRDHHAVGVLRRAGYDVEPVDSTCCGMAGSFGYEAEHYSMSRAIGELLFEQVDAARGSPVAPGASCRTQLGDREDAPAPDHPIERIEAALVADD, encoded by the coding sequence ATGGCAATCGAGGGGGAAAACGACGAGACGGCGGGGCCGCTCGACGCGACGGCGGACCGGCCCGACCCGGCCGACGACGACCGGGCGGGGTACGACTACGCGGGCGGCGACGTCGACCGGCCGGGGCTCGTCGAGGACCTCGAGCGGGTGGTGGACTGCGAGGTCCGCTTCGACGAGTACACCCGGACGCTGTACGCGACGGACGCCTCGGCATACGAGGTGACCCCCATCGGCGTCGTCTTCCCGACCGACACCGACGACGTGGCGGCGGTCGTCGAGTACTGCGCGGATCGGTCCATCCCGGTGTTACCCCGCGGCGGCGGCACGTCGCTGGCCGGCCAGAGCGTCAACGAGGCCGTCGTCCTCGACTTCACGAAGGAGATGGACTCGCTGGTCGACATCGACGCCGGAGCGCGGCGGGCGACCGCCCAGCCCGGCATCCGGCTCGGGGACCTGAACGCGGAACTCGAGCCGGAGGACCTGAAGTTCGCGCCGGACCCCGCCTGGGGAGACAAGAGCGCCCTCGGCGGCGCCGTCGGGAACAACTCGACGGGGAGCCACTCGCTGGTCTACGGCAAGACCGACGCGTACGTCGAGGAACTGGAGGTCGTCCTCGCCGACGGAACGGTCCACCGCTTCGGCGAGGTGACCCCGGAGGAGTGGGGGGCGCGAGCCGACGAGGACTCGACGGTCGGCCGGATCTACGCCGAACTGCTCCGGATCGCGAAGGAGGAGGCCGACGCCGTCGAGGACGCCTTCCCCGAACTGAAGCGGAACGTCTCGGGGTACAACATCGACCGCCTGGTCGAGGAGTACCGCGACCTGGAGGCCGGCGACCGCGAGACCGTCAACCTCGCGCGGGTGCTGGTCGGCAGCGAGGGGACCCTCGGCGTCGTCACCGAGGCGACCGTCTCGCTCGAACCGATCCCGGAGACGAAGGCGATGGCGCTGTTCGCCTACGAGGACCTGCTCTCGGCCCTGGAGGACGTCGAGGCGATGCTGTCGTTCGGCCCCGCCGCCGTGGAGGTCCTCGACGACGTGCTCCTGGACCTCGCCCGCGACACCTCCGAGTTCGGCAAGCTGGTCGAGGAGACGCTCCCCGAGGAAACCGGGAGCGTCCTGCTCGTGGAGTTCTACGCCGACTCGGACGACCACGGCCGCGACCAGGTGGCGACGCTGCTGGCCGACCGCCAGCCCGGGATGCAGCCGACGGGCGAACCCGACCCCGACCGCTCCGGGACCGACGCGCCGGTGCGAGCCTTCTACGCCGCCGAGGCCCACACCGACGAGGCCCGCGACCGCTTCTGGAAGCTCCGGAAGTCCGGCCTCCCGATCCTGCTCGGGCGGACGAGCGACGCCAAGCACGTCTCCTTCATCGAGGACACCGCGGTCCCCCCGGAGCACCTCCCCGAGTACGTCGCGGACTTCCAGGACCTCCTCGACGAGAACGGGACGTTCGCCAGCTTCTACGCCCACGCGGGGCCGGGCTGTCTGCACATCCGCCCGCTGGTGAACCTGAAGACCACCGAGGGCATCGAGCAGATGCGGAACATCGCCGACGGCGCGACCGACCTCGTCCTGGAGTACGAGGGCAGCGTCTCCGGCGAGCACGGCGACGGCCGCGCGCGCAGCCAGTGGAACCGGAAACTGTACGGCGACGCGGTGTTCGAGCTGTTCCGCGACCTCAAGCTGGCGTTCGACCCCGACGGCCTCCTCAACCCCGAGCAGGTCTGCGGCGACGTCGACATGACCGAGCACCTCCGGTTCGACCCGGACTACGAGTTCGACCCCGGGTTCGAGCCCGAACTCGACTGGCAGAACGACAACGGCTTCCAGGGGATGGCGGAGCTGTGCCACGGCTGTGGCGGCTGTCGCGGCCCCCAGGAGACCACCGGCGGCGTGATGTGTCCGACCTACCGCGCCGAGGACGAGGAAATCCTCACCACGCGCGGCCGCGCGAACAGCCTCCGGCGGGCGATGACCGGGGAGCTCGACGCCGAGGCGACCGACCCCGAGTTCGTCCGGGAGGTCCTGGACCTCTGTGTCGGCTGCAAGGGCTGCTCGAACGACTGCCCCAGCGAGGTCGACCTCGCGAAGCTGAAGGCCGAACTGGAGTACCAGCACCACCGCGAGCACGGCTCGAGCCTCCGCGACCGGCTGTTCGGCGACGTCGACCGCGCCGCCAAGTGGGGGAGCCGGCTGGCCCCCGTCTCGAACCGGCTGCCGGAGCTGCCCGGGATGCGCGCGCTGCTGGAGAAGACCCTCGGCATCGCCCGCGAGCGGACGCTCCCGACCTTCCGCCGGGAGTCCTTCGAGGAGTGGTTCGAGGCGCGCGGCCCACGGGTCGCCGAACGGGCGGCCGAGGAACGGGTCCTCCTGCTGCCGGACACGTTCACCAACTACACCGAGCCCGGGGTGGCGAAGGCGGCGGTCCGGGTGCTCGAGGCCGCCGGCGTCCGCGTCGAGGTCCCCCACGTCGGCCCCAGCGGGCGGGCGGCGTTCTCGAAGGGGTTCCTAGAGGTGGCGGCCGACCGGGCCGAGGACGTCGTCACGGAACTCGAACCCCGCGTCGTCGACGGGTGGGACGTCGTGGTCTGCGAGCCGTCGGACGCAGTCATGATCCAGTCGGACTACGCCGACCTGCTGTCGGGCGAGGCCGTCGAGACCGTCGCCGGCAACACCTACAGCGTCTGCGAGTACCTCGACGTCCATCACCTCGACGGCAGCCTCGAGTTCGACGCGGCGGCCGACGACCCGCTGGTCTACCACGGCCACTGCCACCAGAAGGCGACCAAGCGCGACCACCACGCGGTCGGCGTGCTCCGGCGGGCCGGCTACGACGTCGAGCCCGTGGACTCGACCTGCTGTGGGATGGCCGGGTCGTTCGGCTACGAGGCCGAGCACTACTCGATGAGCCGGGCCATCGGCGAGCTGCTGTTCGAGCAGGTCGACGCCGCCCGCGGGAGCCCCGTCGCGCCCGGCGCCTCCTGCCGGACGCAACTCGGCGACCGCGAGGACGCGCCGGCCCCCGACCACCCGATCGAGCGGATCGAGGCCGCGCTCGTGGCCGACGACTGA
- a CDS encoding helix-turn-helix transcriptional regulator has translation MMRRSSRAWIAPVVASLLVCTLLAPALAAAPVAAQDDASAGLAVTTQEFEADRVDFEITVYENGSATWTFRYIQGLETDEDRQNFEAYAEDFENNETELYTTFRNGAERLTTNGSEVTGREMSAENFQRSARTEGLDPSQSTRGVVEMSFRWDGFARVDDEGDNVVMGDVFEGGLFISSDQQLIVQAGPNLAFGDVQPDDGEFDEGTMAESDTVTWGGEKSFNPSRPRVEFVDPNAVSTDDTAPAAGGFGWLLPAAGLVLVLLLGVGAAVAYRSEAFPYVGDGSDVRSNAGDGGASAATGGGEAAAGAAAGAGGVPDEELISDEERVVTLLEENGGRMKQVNIVDETGWSKSKVSMLLSDMEDEGTISKLRVGRENIVSLAGHEPDAAGSPFEDDGR, from the coding sequence CTGATGAGACGGTCGTCCCGGGCGTGGATCGCGCCAGTCGTCGCGAGCCTGCTCGTCTGTACGCTTCTCGCGCCCGCGCTGGCCGCCGCCCCGGTCGCGGCCCAGGACGACGCGAGCGCCGGCCTCGCCGTGACGACCCAGGAGTTCGAGGCCGACCGCGTCGACTTCGAGATCACCGTCTACGAGAACGGCTCCGCGACGTGGACGTTCCGCTACATCCAGGGCCTCGAGACCGACGAGGACCGCCAGAACTTCGAGGCCTACGCGGAGGACTTCGAGAACAACGAGACGGAACTCTACACCACGTTCCGGAACGGCGCCGAGCGGCTGACCACCAACGGCTCGGAGGTGACGGGCCGCGAGATGAGCGCCGAGAACTTCCAGCGGAGCGCCAGGACGGAGGGACTCGACCCCTCGCAGTCGACCCGCGGCGTCGTCGAGATGTCGTTCCGCTGGGACGGGTTCGCGCGCGTCGACGACGAGGGCGACAACGTCGTGATGGGCGACGTCTTCGAGGGCGGCCTGTTCATCTCGTCGGACCAGCAGCTGATCGTCCAGGCCGGGCCGAACCTCGCCTTCGGCGACGTCCAGCCCGACGACGGCGAGTTCGACGAGGGGACGATGGCGGAGAGCGACACCGTGACCTGGGGCGGCGAGAAGTCGTTCAACCCCAGCCGCCCACGCGTGGAGTTCGTCGACCCGAACGCGGTGTCCACCGACGACACCGCGCCCGCCGCGGGCGGCTTCGGGTGGCTGCTCCCCGCCGCCGGGCTCGTCCTCGTCCTCCTGCTCGGCGTCGGCGCGGCCGTCGCCTACCGCTCGGAGGCGTTCCCCTACGTCGGCGACGGTTCGGACGTCCGCTCGAACGCGGGAGACGGCGGCGCCAGCGCCGCGACCGGCGGTGGCGAGGCCGCAGCCGGGGCGGCGGCGGGCGCCGGCGGCGTCCCCGACGAGGAACTCATCTCCGACGAGGAGCGCGTCGTCACGCTCCTCGAGGAGAACGGCGGCCGGATGAAACAGGTCAACATCGTCGACGAGACCGGCTGGTCGAAGTCGAAGGTGTCGATGCTGCTGTCGGATATGGAGGACGAGGGCACCATCTCGAAGCTTCGCGTCGGCCGCGAGAACATCGTCTCGCTGGCCGGCCACGAGCCCGACGCCGCCGGGTCGCCGTTCGAGGACGACGGCCGGTGA
- a CDS encoding thioredoxin family protein yields MDPDVRPERLEDGAAVDGFVADHDVALVEFYTKGCSMCQAMEPVLGNVARATDVAVGLVNPGDDITLVERFDVRSVPTLVLFRDGEEIARKAEGFQGAQAVVDFLEAHAPEAAGQVR; encoded by the coding sequence ATGGACCCAGACGTCAGACCGGAACGGCTCGAGGACGGCGCCGCAGTCGACGGGTTCGTCGCCGACCACGACGTGGCGCTCGTGGAGTTCTACACGAAGGGCTGTTCGATGTGTCAGGCGATGGAGCCCGTCCTGGGGAACGTCGCGCGGGCCACCGACGTGGCCGTCGGCCTGGTGAACCCCGGGGACGACATCACGCTCGTAGAGCGGTTCGACGTCCGTTCGGTACCGACGCTCGTCCTGTTCCGCGACGGCGAGGAGATCGCGAGGAAAGCGGAGGGGTTCCAGGGCGCCCAGGCGGTCGTCGACTTCCTGGAGGCCCACGCCCCCGAGGCCGCCGGCCAGGTCCGGTAA